The sequence below is a genomic window from Canis aureus isolate CA01 chromosome 26, VMU_Caureus_v.1.0, whole genome shotgun sequence.
TGAGCAGACAGGAGAAACTATTTTTATCCTGCTTTGCTGCTGACAGACCTGGCTTTCTGCTCAGCTGGCTGGAGCTGATTCTCGAGGCCCGAGGCCCTGGCACAGCAAGAAGCAGCTCTAAATATACCCATGCAGCAGCCCCTCCAGCTCCCACCACCAAGCAGGGCTGGGCCCTCCTCAGGAAAGTGGGCCACCTGGAAAGCTGGCCCACCACCCGGcccctctctttttctgcccATCTCAAGGCAGGGAAGTAGGACTGGGGGCTGGAAATTCCCTGGAGGAAGTTTGGTACCCTCGGAATCTAGGAGAGACTGGGAAAAGGAATCCAGGACTAAGAGGCAGGAGGCTGGCCTAGCTCTTGTGTGAATGTGCTTTGTGATCTGAGGTGGGTCAAGGcctgtctctgggcctcagcttctgtAGGGCACTGGAGGAAGTGCCTATCATGTTCCCTTAGACAGCAGCTAATGTACACAAAGCACTGAGCAGGGCGCCTtgtacacagtaagtgctcagttaAGTGTCAAGCATTACTTTTATTTGCAAAAACTTAAAAGGGGCCAGAACATCATCTTGAAcagcttctccccacccccaacaccccATCATCCCATCAGGCCAACTGGGTGATGTCATTGGAAGAAACCCACTGCCCCTTTCCCCTACCAACTGAACACTTCCCACCCCAGCAGTCTCCATCCAGTTTGGATGTTTTGGGAAAAACACAGGCTTTGGAGGGTTGCAAGCCTAACTCCTGCgccagtgaccttgggcaaacctcctcccctctctgggcctccgggctcaacatagtgcctggcacatgaggAGGCTCCCTGGAAGCAGTGGTAGTAGTAGTGGTACTTACCAGAgatgtccccaccccaccccaagagGCCAAGATAGCCAGAGGAGACCATGTCGGTGGAGCACCTAGCACCTTAATCTTCATAAAATTCCCTTCCCACCACTCCTTTGGGTGCaggacttttaattttttaatggattcaGGACCTTCCATCTAAAGTATCAAGACTCTTAGGCAGAGAATACCAGAAGTCATTCTCAGAGGACATGTGCATGATATCTCCATTATCTCCAAAGCATTTTTGGGCCTTCCTCATAGCCCCTCAAGTGGCAGGGGTGGCTCTGGTCTCTATACATCAAATGAGGGATTTGAGCCTAGAGAGACTATgatacttgcccaaggtcacacagctagaagcAAAAAAGCCAGGACGGGAGGGTCTCTGGCCTTCTCTCTGGGTCCCTGCCCATTCCTGCCTCCATCAGGACCCTGTTTCACCCTGTCAGATGGGGGACAAGTAGTTCAGCCACCTATGGTCACCTGTGGAGCAGAGGAAGGCTCAGGTTCCATGCACAGTTAGAGCACTATTTACAGTGTCCTAGAGGATTCTCCagggttgaggcccagagaggtgaggtgatttgcttgcccaaggtcacagagcagccTGAGGCACTCATGTGTGTCTCCTCCTACTTTTGGTAAGTTAGAAGGATATCCCCAGGAAATGCAGGGATAACACTGATGACAATAATAACAGCAGCCTGAGAGGCTATCGTGTGCCAAGCATTTGtactaagcactttatatgcGTTAATTCGTTCAACACTATTATGAGCTCCCTTACACATATGTGGCACAAAAAGGTTAAATAACCCGCCAAGGTCACATAGACAGGGAGCGCTAGGGTGGATCTGAGGAGGATGAAGTGGACTTGAAGGGAGGCTGGGAGTGTGTGTGGAAGACAGGAAAATGGGCATCCCTGAGGATCTATTCAGCCATGATGCAGAAAGTCTTGAAAGCATACGAGTCAAACTTTTTCCTATGCAGACCAAGTCCAGAAGGGTTAAGTAATctggccaaggtcacaaagcaagTTAAAACCACCTTGTCCTAACATGACCATGCAAACTCTTATATGACCCCCAactccaccccacctccaccactCATGCTGAGCTTCACAACTGCTGGGAATCAGATCTGGCCTGCAATGCCTGTCCTGAAGGCAGTTCTGCATCCATCCCTTAGGCAGAAGAGCAGCCTTTGTTTGAAGCACCCCTATTTCTATGTAAAGAGCCCCCCAGCGACAGGAGTATGGTGCTGCAGTGCTACAGGCTACCACCAGAGGGCACCACGGGCAGGAAGCCCAATTTGGGTTAGGACTTGCCTGGTTCATCGAACTCCTCCTACTACCCACCAAAAGTTTTCTCATCCCAACATGAAGTAGAAATTACACATcctgaggaaacagaggcccagagaagaacATCAAAATGTGTCTTGGCAAATGCCAAGAAAACTGCAGCACAGAAACCCATTTGGGCAGATTGctattactactaataataacaacaaacacATTTTGGGGGTTTGCAATGTGCCCAACACTGGGTTGGGATCCTGGCTCTAAGTTAGTTGCTGGGCATATTACTTAATTACCTTGCGTCTAAATTTCCTGATCTGTAAGATGATACCAACTGGAGTCATGAAGATGAAACGAATTCGTGTATATAAAGCCCTTGATATAATGTCTGACACGTTAAGTGCTCCAGggtgttcattatttttttttaaagattttatttatttattcatgatagtcacagagagagagaggggcagagacacaggcagagagagaagcaggctccatgcatcggaagcccgacgtgggattcgatcccgggtccccaggaccgtgccctgggccaaaggcaggcgccaaaccgctgcgccacccagggatccctagggtgTTCATTATTATTTGCTCATTTCTCACTTACTGTTTGTTTACTTATGGACTCCTTACTGCAACTGTATGCGTGCTTACGTTACCCCCCATTTTACGGCTggggaaagagaggcacagaggggtcAAGCagtttgtccaaggtcacagagctggggaACAGTGAAGTTGGAACTCCATTCAGGCAGTGCAGCACCAAGGCTGTGCTCTTACACCAGTGTACCATCCTTATTTCATAACAAAACACGCGAGGCACTGGTCACATGATCAGTAGTCCCCTGCAAGTGGACCCTATACTATCTATcctctgaggcacagagaggtacaGGACTTGATTTTCTCAAGATCACCCTGAAACTCTGCCAGGAATCAAGTTGTCCCAAGACCAGGCAGACAGAATGGTTTGTAGCAGATGCTGCTGGGCTGGGGAGCAAGGTCGACCTGGCAAATCTTTATCACCATTTATCACCCATTTCACAGTTACTTAAGGAGTGCCCACGAGATGGGGCAGCGGGGATGGGAGGTGAACAACCCAGCTATACCCCCTTCCTCGGGGACCTCTGGGGATTTGGAAAACAAGGGGAGCAGGGCAGTAGGTTCCAATCCTTGCTCCACCCCTTGAGCAAGTACCATCACCACTCCATaccttccatttctttatctgtgatAAAAGTGTTTTTGTGATATTTGGTCAGGGGATGGGAgtgaagtgcttagcacagagcctggcccacagtaagtgctcagtaaatatcagcTAGTATTATCATTATCCTCAGTAGTTACAATGGGAAGAAATATAGCACAGAGAAGAGGTCTGGGAGCGCCTGACAGATACTTAACTTAGTCTGAAACAATACTCTTTGAACGTCTGTTCAAGGGCCTTATTCctggagtgggaggtgggggaaccTCCAGACCAAAGGCAGACAGGAGGGGAGAAATCAGGTGCTGAGATGCTGGGCAATCCTCCCTCCCCAATTAAAAAAACTGCTAGCACCACTGCCTTTTCTGCAACCAGAGCCCCTCCTTACTGAGTCATCCACCCCCACAATCCCCAACCACTTCTGTGTGCAGAGGGTCCTGTGCCAACatctaaagggaaaaaagaaaaaagaaagggcttACTCTTGCCTTCAGGGCTTGGGGACAGTCTGCACAGACCACCCTGTGACCATCCCAGATTCCAGATGAGAGGAAAAGATACCGAGGCTGAATCGGGCAGGTTGTTCCAAGGAAGGAAAGCTCTGAATCCAGTTCCTTGCTTACAAAGTCCTCTTCTACCTACTTTCTTGAGTGGGggaggctggaggtggggtgtggggagatCAGGTCTCAAGGTCAGAAGGGGAGCTTCAAATCTCCTGCTTTGTCACTCCCCAGCTTGAAACCTCACAAATGGGGCTAACCTTCATTGTTCTCCCAGGAATCAAGACAATGGAAACATAACCTTGGTGCCAGGTTGATAAGTTCATGCATAGCTGCCAGGAATTCTCCTGGGAACCCAGACCCCAGGGTCCTCCAGGAGGGTGCTGGGACCATGCTAGGCcctgagagggagagacaaatcAGGGTGGCCCCTGCACTTGGGGAGCCTCTGTGGAATCTCCTGGGAGAGTCTCAGCCTGCCTACCCACCAACCACATAAACCCAAGGTAGACAGGATTTCTGGTCCAAATccaaagaggagggaggaagagggggaggtgAATTCTCACAGAGAGACTCCAGAATGCTTCTAGTGGAACTGGGAGCAAAACAGGCTCCAGAGCAAGTACAAGGAAGTCCCCCTTCTGGACCACCTATTAACATGCCACACACTTGATCTCTTAAATCCTCTAGCAACCCTGGGAGATGGATCTAACaggattttaattcatttatgcaaCATCTACTCATTGCATACCTTTTTTTGAGCCAGGCACGTGCTGGGCACACAGATCCAGCCCTTGGAAGCTCATAGTCGGGTCGGGGGAGGCAGACAAATAATCCTCAGTGAAGTCACTTTCTCAAGCATGTAAAAAGCATAAttataatagctaacacttataTAGCAATTATTGTGCTCCCTCTCTATTTCCTTACAcggaaaatggggatgatgacagTACCCACTTTGCAGGGTCTGTAAGGGTTGAATGGGTTAACATACATAAAGCACTGAGGCAGAGCCTGGTGCAGGCGTGTACACGCTTCTTTTCAGCACCCAACTGCCCTTCCAAAGGCCCTGGGAGGGAGTGTCCAATTGTAGACGAGGAAACAGATTCAGAGAAGTAGGAGCAAGCACCCGAAGGGCAGATTGTTGTTAGAATAAAAACAGCGTGGCCTTTGGCGTCCACCTGCTGAGGTCTGAATCTTGGCTCCATCGCTTCCCGGCTGCGAGTTCAGACTCTTCCTGTCTCTATGGGCAGAGCGGGTGTAAGGGCAGGAAGACCCCGCCGCGTGGTTTGCGCGCACGGCAGAGCCACGGGGGCAGCGCGCGCCGACAGAGCGTCCGCGGAGGGAGGATGTGGACGCAGCGGGGTGGAGGCTCGCGGCGCGGCCCGGCCCGGAGCACCGCCTCCCCGGCCGCACCGCGGCTCCCGGGAGCGAGCAGGGGGCCTCACCTTCGCGCCCGCCGCCTTCCCGCCCCTGCAGGTTACGCCCCGCACTGCCTGCCCCCCAGCAGCTACGATGCGGACCAGAAGCCGGGCCTGGAGCTGGCGCCGGCCGAGCCCGCCTACCCGCCGGCGGCGCCGGAGGAGTACAGCGACCCCGAGAGCCCGCAGTCCAGCCTGTCGGCGCGCTACTTCCGCGGGGAGGCGGCCGTGACCGACAGCTACTCCATGGACGCCTTCTTCATCTCGGACGGGCGctcgcggcggcggcgcggcgggggcggcggggacgcGGGCGGCGCGGGGGACGCCGGGAGCgccggggggcgcgcggggcgcgcgggggcgccggcgggcggcgggcacCGGCACGCGTGCGCCGAGTGCGGCAAGACGTACGCCACGTCGTCGAACCTGAGCCGCCACAAGCAGACGCACCGCAGCCTGGACAGCCAGCTGGCGCGCAAGTGCCCGACGTGCGGCAAGGCGTACGTGTCCATGCCCGCGCTGGCCATGCACGTGCTCACGCACAACCTGCGCCACAAGTGCGGCGTGTGCGGCAAGGCCTTCTCGCGGCCCTGGCTCCTGCAGGGCCACATGCGCTCGCACACGGGCGAGAAGCCGTTCGGCTGCGCGCACTGCGGCAAGGCCTTCGCCGACCGCTCCAACCTGCGCGCGCACATGCAGACGCACTCGGCCTTCAAGCACTACCGCTGCCGCCAGTGCGACAAGAGCTTCGCGCTCAAGTCCTACCTCCACAAGCACTGCGAGGCCGCCTGCGTCAAGGGGGCAGagccgcccccgccggcccccgccggccccgccagCTGAGCTGCCCGCCGTCCTGGGGGGGCCCCCAcctccgccctccccgccccctccgcccccccccccagcggcGATTCCCCGCCCACGCCCTTCGTGGggatcccctcccccaccccagcccggaACTTTTCTCTCCCGACCCGGACCCACCACTCGCCTCCGCCTCCGGCACTGGCTTGCCCAGCGCACCCCGACCACGACGTCCCTTCGGGTCACGAGACTCGGACCTCGACACCCCGTCCCCGCCCTCAAGGCTCCCAACTCAGGCACCAGGTCCGCACCTCTCTCGGGCCCCAGAGCCGGAAGTTTCGCCCGCCCAGACCCTGCGCCCCGCCCCTTCTAACTTTCAGACCTTTCCCCGCACTTGTCAGCTGAGTGTCTCCTACCATTCCCCCGTTGGAACGAACCCCAGTCTAAGGCCCAAACCTACCTTTGACTCTCACTCCTGTCCTGGTTTCCCCGTCCACACCGGTACGCAGGCCCTGCAGCTCCCCGACCACAATCCGAACCCAGACCGCCCTTCTGGCCTCTGCCGAGTCTTGCTGTATGTGTGCCCATCTAGGGCCCTAATCCTTACCCCTCTTGGGAGTCCCCTGTCTGTCCCTGATCCCCTCTGTAGCCTGGCCTTAGGCCCAGCCATTCATACCCCCCACACCACGCTCACATCACATGTCCCACGCCCTACTCTCTCCAGAACCCCTCCCGCATCCCTCCAGCAGCTCTTCCCCCTTTGAGTTCACCTGACCTGGGGCAGTCTTGAGGGGCAGTTCAGGCCCTGCCCCCCTAACTTAGTCCTCCTCTCACCCCAGGACACCCCTccctgggcttccagcctccagctgcCCTCTCCCCAGATTCTCTGAGCACTTTCCTCCACCCCCAGGACTACAGGTACCCCTCCTTATTTGTTGGGGGGAGTCTGGGGCACCTCACAAATGCCCTTCTCTGACTGGGCCCCTCcagttatttatttgtgtatttatttatttatctatttattattatatttaatctcttggcctcacccagggATGGTCTGGCTTCCCCAGCTGGACTGGGAGGTCAGGGAGCCAGGCAAGGAGAGGGACGGCAAAGGCCATGGAAGGCTGtcctcccaccacacacacaccccctcttGGGGAGTGAGGAAGAAGCCTCACCCTCATCAGAGCCTGAACTTGCTGGGAAAGGCTTAGGGGAAGGGGTTACGAGAATGGGAGGGATAGCCTGCTGACCCTCAACTTGGGGGGGTGAGGGGTATGAGGAGGTCCAGTCATGGGGCAGGTCCCCGCCCTCCTGAGCCTTCCACTCCCACTCCAAGGACACCGGAGAGAGGAGCCTCCTCGATCTGTTTCCTATTTATTCCTCTTCTCGAGGGACCCCAGGTTCCAGGGACCGACTGAGCCCCGGACCCCGCTGGGGCCTCCGGCCTGCTCCACTCCCGGGAGGAGCGCTCCCTCCCGGCCACGTCTATGCAACTCTCCCGGGCAGAGGGGCCGGGGCTGCCAGCTGCCCCACGTTGGCCGCCACTACCTCCCCCGCCGCGCTTTTGCATGCCCGGGCGAGGACCGAAGCACACACCTCCAAGCTCACGTGCCCTGGCCTCCTCTGCTTTAAGCACATGCCTCTTCCCTATCACTAGGCGCCCAACTCTGGGGGCAGGAGTCCTGGACTCTCCaaccctccctttctccctccagcCACAAAGGAGGGTGGAGACTGGAGGGGCCACTGGAGCAGGGGCACTTCCCTAGGGCTTCTCGGCTCCAGGCCTGCCTCCGGGGAAGGGAGGcagcagggatggggggagggagaggggtcgCAGAAGCAATTACGGAGGGTGTTGACCCTGTAAATAGGAACTTCCGACAGCAATAATTTTCCATGCATGCTAAGCCTTTTGGCCATATTTTGTATGAGCGCTTGGCGCTCCccgtccctcctcccccatctcgCACCCCAGAACCCCATCCCTTCTCTCACCTCCAGCAGTATTACTTGTAACGCAATTCAGGGATATTAAAGGGACTTTGGCCACTCACCAGCACCTCTAGACCTTGTCATTGGGAAGGGGTATGTGGGCAGGGGTGGCTTCTGAGAGgcagctggattttttttccgtgttacattttttaaagcatagtaATGTCATTTGTTTCATATTAATCTTGTTGATTGAAGCTGGATTTTTTTCCACTCCGTTTCCCTCCCTCTAGCCTGACCACCCTGTAGCTGTCACCAGAGGTCACACACTCCGGGAGTGGGAGGGTGTCCTGACATCCACAAAGtcccaggcatccccagtccTAAATATTCCTCAAATACTGGGGTTGCAAACTCAAAGATTTCAAGAACCAGATTAATAGCATGAGTAAAGCAGGTTCCTTTAATTCATTAGGGAATTTTGGAATCTTGACTAACAGGAAAGACTGTCCCACCTTAAAGAATTGCAATTCAAGTTAACTACCTTCTGCCAAACAAATACAACCATGAGCCAGATTTGTCTCTTGACAGCCAGTTGACAACCCCTATTATCTTCCCCACTTCATCTCCTGCTGCTTTGGCCGAGTTTCTGGCCAGCCCTATCGGTCACACCTAAGCAGGTGCATGCAGGCAAAAAGGTCAACTTTGGCTCAGGGGGCAAAGTTGTCCCAAAACAGTAAGCTGCCTCTAGAGCCAGTGAACTACCTGTCTTCAAAAGCATTCAGGAAGATGTTGAACAACCAATCCATCCTCCTTGCCAGCTGCCTTGGTGatctttcaaaatacaaatagGTCCCTGCCTTACTAAAAATCTCACTGAGGACCATCACACCGTGCCACTTACCTCCACCCTGCAACATGGACCCACTGAGAGGTGAGGCCTGTGTGCTCTGAGGGCTGGATGCCAGGCTGCAGGTGGGAATTCCATCTCCCCTGGGAGCACCTTTTGGGATTCCTCCTTTTGTGAGCAGTACACTCAACTTTTAGACCTTCAACCTGGTGCCCATCTGCCTTTCCCTTCACATACCCCTGGACAGGTAGCTATAATCTGAGCAATGTGTTACATGTCTCCAGCAATGAAAGCagtctgcaccccctcccccaaatttcCAATGAGGCTTTGAGGGGCCGGGACACATGTTGCCCTCCCTCGACAGTCACAGTCTGTGGCTACACACTGcatctatctttcttttcttttcttttcttttcttttcttttcttttcttttctttctttctttctttctttctttctttctttctttctttctttctttctttctttctttctttctttcgattttgtttgttcatgagagacacagagagagagagaggcagagacacaggcagagagagaagcaggctccctgcagggaagccaatgcagaactcgatcccagggccccgggacccatgtcctgagccaagggcagatgctcaaccactgagccgcccaagtgTCCCTACACACTGCTTCTGCCTGAGGTTGTATCACTTACATCTGTTCCAGATCCAGGGGACAGAGCCCACTCTAGACCtatgttttataaacatttaattcCCTGTATTAAACCCCcataaagcagaaaatatttaacacaggGAACTGGCTGTTGACAAAATAGCTGGATGGACTGAAGGCGAGAG
It includes:
- the SCRT2 gene encoding transcriptional repressor scratch 2, with translation MPRSFLVKKIKGDGFQCSGVPAPTYHPLETAYVLPGARGPPGDNGYAPHCLPPSSYDADQKPGLELAPAEPAYPPAAPEEYSDPESPQSSLSARYFRGEAAVTDSYSMDAFFISDGRSRRRRGGGGGDAGGAGDAGSAGGRAGRAGAPAGGGHRHACAECGKTYATSSNLSRHKQTHRSLDSQLARKCPTCGKAYVSMPALAMHVLTHNLRHKCGVCGKAFSRPWLLQGHMRSHTGEKPFGCAHCGKAFADRSNLRAHMQTHSAFKHYRCRQCDKSFALKSYLHKHCEAACVKGAEPPPPAPAGPAS